The Candidatus Eremiobacteraceae bacterium sequence AAATGCCGTCGCGCGAACGCGCCACACGCCGTCGAACATCCATTGGTTCAAACAGCCATCGCGAACGGCGATGTTTGCGGTGTTGCTTTCGGCGGCACTGCTCGGAAGCGGGTACGAGTTCATCGACGCTGCCAATGCGAACGCAACGGCACGCTTTACGATGGTCATATGCATGTGGGGGCCCTCCGCTCTAGATCTCGTTCTTTCCGCATGACGATCGAACCTCGCAGGGAGCGGGCCATTTGAGGCTGGAACTGGCCGCACATGACGCCGACAACTTTGAAACAATTCTCCGGGTTCTCGCCGACGGCGCTGAAATTCATGCGCGACCTTGCGAAGAACAACGATCGCGCGTGGTTTGCGCCGCGCAAGCCCATCTACGAGCGCGAACTGCTCGAACCGCTCCAGGCATTGGTCGCCGACGCGACCGATGCGATGCGAAAAGCGAAAATACAGATCGGCGCCGATCCGATGCGCTCGACCTTTCGCATTTATCGCGACATCCGGTTCTCGGCAGACAAGAGTCCCTACAAGACCAATCTCGGCGCATTTCTCTCGACCCGCGGAAGTCACGATGAATCCGGGGGACTCTACGTCCACATCGAGCCGAAGAAATCGTTCATGGCGATCGCCTTCTATCAGCTCGACAAGCCGGTTTTGCTCAGGTGGCGCACCGCTATGGCTGAAGACCCGAAGCGGTTTCAAGCGATGATTCGGGCTCTAG is a genomic window containing:
- a CDS encoding TIGR02453 family protein translates to MTPTTLKQFSGFSPTALKFMRDLAKNNDRAWFAPRKPIYERELLEPLQALVADATDAMRKAKIQIGADPMRSTFRIYRDIRFSADKSPYKTNLGAFLSTRGSHDESGGLYVHIEPKKSFMAIAFYQLDKPVLLRWRTAMAEDPKRFQAMIRALERNGLKLSDQSEALKRMPRGFEHCAGSPIEKYFRIESFIVSEKLSDKDVSSRYLVDKMVALAKKAKPLLAYGRELT